In Maridesulfovibrio sp., a single genomic region encodes these proteins:
- a CDS encoding DUF493 domain-containing protein: MQQSMENFKKTLDEHHEWPCDYTFKFIVPGNSLIQLKEMLEGIPHSEKDSRTGKYTSVTVTIYATSADEIIDLYQKTATIEGLISL, translated from the coding sequence ATGCAGCAATCCATGGAAAATTTTAAAAAAACTCTTGACGAACATCACGAATGGCCCTGCGATTACACATTCAAATTCATCGTGCCCGGCAATTCTCTTATACAGCTGAAAGAAATGCTGGAAGGAATCCCGCACAGTGAAAAAGACTCCAGAACAGGAAAATACACCAGTGTAACCGTGACCATTTACGCAACTTCCGCAGATGAAATTATTGACCTCTACCAAAAAACAGCCACTATTGAAGGCCTGATTTCTCTTTAG
- a CDS encoding DUF3536 domain-containing protein, which yields MADKYLCIHGHFYQPPREDPWLDMIFPEGSAAPFRHWNERICRESYGPLAWARRTGGKGIFDIVNCYEWMSFNVGPTLFRWIERSEQELYGRLLEADAASIKRWGHGNAIAQIYHHVIMPLASETDKKAEVAWAAADFEARFKRRPEGMWLSETACDTASLEALAAEGILFTLLAPRQAEAVAEIGSSEWVSVDEGSLNIKEPYLVELPSGRSISVFFYDGGLSQAVAFEGLLRNGEDYWNKLSGASAPGLLSIGTDGETYGHHFEFGEMALAYVLAQAREGRDGISLLNYGTYLAEHPPTRKVKIRENSSWSCYHGVERWRSDCGCCTGGHPGWNQKWRKPLREGLDTIKTLMDGHYFNLGEKVFVDPLEALTDYGAVLGGLVSEDDFFKKHFKVSKESQEADTGWKLLSMQKWALSSFASCGWFFDDLARLEPVNNMGFALRAMEIARDTGLIGLEDKFLSIAGEARSNEERYGTGTDLWHSRIKIQSETPGSLIAQALVRLYVEDVFPLSGETGRIEWPGVSVVIRTGDNSMVMYRGEADIRWNLETEVRTYDWKWSRGERVMAGSLDISGPGNYTETFSLSDISWKKRQSLSLAWVDRVAGNAWNTRILNSGCGPRLFIGFEDYQTSQTWAPKWREVWEGLAWHFVFFDDKVSDDLIDFLREVGRNHPEADYLVERISMKLCVMFDEEYISAKHISMAVERAGAIGLPLDLWTVQNCYWKKVQNGNGDPEISRALGFDL from the coding sequence ATGGCGGATAAATATTTGTGTATTCACGGTCATTTTTATCAACCGCCCCGTGAAGATCCCTGGCTGGATATGATTTTTCCGGAGGGGAGTGCCGCTCCTTTCCGGCATTGGAACGAGCGAATCTGCCGCGAGAGCTACGGCCCGCTGGCCTGGGCCAGACGCACGGGCGGAAAAGGCATTTTTGATATCGTCAACTGCTATGAATGGATGAGTTTCAATGTCGGCCCGACCTTGTTTCGCTGGATAGAGCGGTCCGAGCAGGAGCTTTACGGCAGACTGCTGGAGGCCGATGCCGCAAGCATCAAGCGTTGGGGACACGGAAATGCCATCGCCCAGATATATCATCATGTGATCATGCCGCTGGCCTCGGAAACGGATAAAAAGGCGGAAGTGGCCTGGGCGGCTGCGGATTTTGAGGCCCGGTTCAAGCGCCGCCCTGAAGGAATGTGGCTTTCCGAAACCGCCTGCGATACAGCATCCTTGGAAGCACTCGCTGCCGAGGGGATTCTTTTTACTCTGCTGGCGCCGCGTCAGGCTGAGGCTGTGGCGGAAATAGGTTCATCAGAGTGGGTTTCCGTGGACGAAGGCTCACTGAACATCAAGGAACCTTATCTTGTTGAACTGCCGTCCGGGCGTTCCATATCCGTATTTTTCTACGATGGGGGGCTCTCGCAGGCTGTTGCCTTCGAAGGGTTGCTGCGTAACGGCGAGGACTACTGGAACAAGCTTTCCGGGGCGTCCGCACCGGGGCTTCTGTCCATCGGCACGGACGGTGAGACATACGGTCATCATTTCGAATTCGGAGAGATGGCCCTTGCCTACGTGCTGGCTCAGGCCAGGGAAGGGCGGGATGGTATTTCCCTGCTCAACTACGGAACCTATCTGGCTGAGCATCCGCCGACCCGGAAGGTGAAAATCCGTGAGAATTCATCCTGGAGCTGCTACCACGGAGTAGAACGCTGGCGCAGCGATTGCGGTTGCTGCACCGGCGGACATCCAGGATGGAACCAGAAATGGCGGAAACCACTCCGGGAAGGTCTGGACACGATAAAGACATTAATGGACGGACATTATTTCAATCTGGGTGAAAAAGTCTTTGTCGATCCTCTGGAAGCACTGACCGATTACGGGGCCGTGCTCGGGGGGCTTGTTTCCGAAGATGATTTTTTCAAGAAACACTTTAAGGTTTCAAAAGAGTCGCAGGAAGCCGATACCGGCTGGAAGCTGCTTTCCATGCAGAAATGGGCTTTGTCTTCATTTGCGAGCTGCGGCTGGTTTTTTGATGATCTTGCGCGGCTGGAGCCTGTCAACAACATGGGCTTTGCCCTGCGGGCCATGGAGATAGCAAGGGATACCGGGCTGATCGGGCTTGAGGATAAATTTCTTTCCATAGCCGGTGAAGCAAGGTCCAACGAGGAACGTTACGGCACCGGAACTGATTTATGGCACAGCAGGATAAAGATACAGAGCGAGACTCCGGGCAGCCTTATCGCTCAGGCATTGGTCAGGCTTTATGTGGAAGACGTCTTCCCTCTGTCCGGCGAGACCGGGCGTATAGAATGGCCGGGAGTCTCGGTGGTGATCAGGACCGGAGACAATTCCATGGTCATGTATCGGGGAGAGGCTGACATTCGTTGGAATCTTGAAACGGAAGTAAGGACCTACGACTGGAAATGGAGTCGCGGGGAACGGGTCATGGCCGGTTCTCTGGATATTTCCGGTCCCGGAAATTATACTGAAACTTTTTCACTGTCTGATATTTCATGGAAAAAGAGGCAGTCTCTTTCGCTTGCATGGGTTGACCGTGTTGCCGGAAATGCCTGGAATACCCGGATACTGAATTCCGGATGCGGCCCGAGGCTGTTCATCGGATTTGAGGACTACCAGACTTCCCAGACCTGGGCTCCTAAGTGGCGCGAAGTGTGGGAAGGACTTGCATGGCATTTTGTCTTCTTCGATGACAAGGTCAGTGATGACCTGATTGATTTCCTGCGCGAAGTAGGGCGCAACCATCCGGAAGCCGATTATCTGGTCGAGCGTATTTCCATGAAGCTGTGCGTCATGTTTGACGAGGAATACATATCCGCAAAGCATATCTCCATGGCGGTTGAAAGGGCCGGAGCAATCGGTCTGCCTCTTGATCTGTGGACGGTTCAGAACTGCTACTGGAAAAAGGTCCAAAACGGCAATGGCGATCCGGAGATCAGCCGTGCTCTGGGCTTTGATCTTTAG
- a CDS encoding MBL fold metallo-hydrolase, which produces MALAVNTKHTGVSRVSVLCDNKALKDSLGKEWGLSMAVNLPGDELWFWDCGATPLFLKNAAEMEISPEKGKGIALSHGHWDHTGGMDALMQTEFMGPVYAHPDFAAERYSLSRDGSAKSASFPCEYPGTIIVRDHVELDEGLYMITSIPRREGLFEATEGLFTDQEMALTDHVPDDAFLLLMSSSGPVVILGCCHSGLANTLYHLRELTGIDSVHAILGGLHLYRADEAEFERTAAVIEEFKPEMISPGHCTGDDGFAFLEKRLSCKVLPMGSGAVYEF; this is translated from the coding sequence ATGGCCCTCGCTGTAAACACAAAACACACCGGCGTATCACGGGTTTCCGTCCTTTGCGACAACAAGGCCCTGAAGGATTCTTTGGGCAAGGAATGGGGGCTCTCCATGGCCGTCAATCTGCCCGGAGACGAGCTTTGGTTCTGGGACTGCGGGGCAACCCCTCTTTTTCTGAAAAACGCAGCAGAGATGGAAATAAGCCCCGAAAAAGGCAAAGGCATTGCTCTAAGCCATGGACACTGGGACCACACCGGGGGAATGGACGCTCTCATGCAGACAGAGTTCATGGGCCCGGTGTACGCACACCCCGATTTCGCCGCGGAAAGATATTCTCTCAGCCGTGACGGTTCGGCCAAAAGTGCTTCCTTTCCCTGCGAATATCCCGGCACGATCATAGTACGCGATCACGTCGAGCTTGACGAAGGGTTGTACATGATCACCTCGATACCGCGCCGGGAAGGACTTTTCGAAGCCACGGAAGGACTTTTCACGGATCAGGAAATGGCTCTGACCGACCATGTTCCGGACGATGCCTTCCTGCTGCTCATGAGCAGTTCCGGACCTGTCGTGATCCTCGGCTGCTGCCATAGCGGTCTTGCCAACACGCTCTACCATTTACGGGAACTGACCGGTATAGACTCGGTCCACGCCATTCTGGGCGGACTGCATCTTTACAGGGCGGATGAAGCCGAATTCGAAAGAACGGCAGCGGTAATCGAAGAATTCAAGCCGGAAATGATTTCGCCGGGCCACTGCACCGGAGACGACGGTTTCGCTTTCCTCGAAAAAAGGCTTTCCTGCAAAGTCCTGCCCATGGGCTCCGGAGCGGTCTACGAATTCTGA
- the cimA gene encoding citramalate synthase, with amino-acid sequence MTKIKIYDTTLRDGTQSEEINLSVQDKIRITGKLDSLGVHYVEGGWPGSNATDKEFFQEIRNYALKNCRISAFGSTHMNRLTPEKDPNLLSLVDSGAKVMSIFGKTWDFHATHALGVTLERNIELISNSIGFLRPHVDELFFDAEHFFDGFKANPEFTINCLKAAYEAGADVLVLCDTNGGSMPGEVADACRAVLEKIPGCKIGIHAHNDCDLAVANSLAAVENGAVQIQGTINGYGERCGNANLCSIIPNLELKLGYETIGSEKLSKLKSTSTYISEIANLRPFLRQPFVGQAAFAHKGGVHVSAVLKDSSSYEHVDPLLVGNDRRVLLSDLSGKSNVLYKAQKYGYNLDKNDPAVKTILADIKERESIGFEYSAAEASFELLFFKAMGWSKRYFEFINFFVVDAKRKEDTEPFSEATVIVKVHGQENHTAASGEGPVNALDKALRKALEPFYPALKNVRLQDFKVRVLSGAVRQAAGTGSNVRLLIESTDGKSQWTTMGVSHNIIEASWQALVDSINYKLFKDDPQKWPSL; translated from the coding sequence ATGACGAAAATAAAAATATACGACACCACACTGCGCGACGGGACACAATCGGAAGAAATAAACCTCAGTGTTCAGGATAAAATACGCATAACCGGCAAGCTGGACTCCCTCGGCGTACACTACGTTGAGGGAGGGTGGCCGGGATCCAATGCAACAGACAAGGAGTTTTTCCAGGAAATACGGAACTATGCCTTGAAAAATTGCAGGATTTCGGCTTTCGGATCCACCCACATGAACCGGTTGACTCCGGAAAAAGACCCCAACCTGTTGTCCCTGGTTGATTCCGGGGCAAAGGTCATGTCCATCTTCGGAAAAACATGGGACTTTCACGCCACACACGCGCTCGGTGTCACCCTGGAAAGAAATATTGAGCTGATCAGCAACAGCATCGGCTTCCTGCGTCCGCATGTTGACGAATTGTTTTTCGATGCGGAGCACTTCTTTGACGGATTCAAGGCCAATCCGGAGTTCACCATAAACTGCCTTAAGGCTGCTTATGAAGCAGGGGCTGACGTACTCGTCCTCTGCGATACCAACGGAGGCTCCATGCCCGGTGAAGTTGCCGATGCATGCAGGGCTGTGCTGGAAAAAATCCCCGGATGCAAAATAGGTATCCATGCCCATAACGACTGCGATCTGGCCGTGGCAAACTCCCTTGCCGCAGTAGAGAACGGTGCGGTCCAGATTCAGGGTACCATCAACGGATACGGCGAGCGCTGCGGAAACGCCAACCTGTGCTCCATCATACCCAACCTCGAACTGAAGCTGGGCTATGAAACCATAGGATCTGAAAAGCTTTCCAAGCTCAAGAGCACTTCCACCTACATCTCGGAAATAGCCAACCTGCGCCCGTTCCTGCGCCAGCCGTTTGTAGGGCAGGCCGCATTCGCACACAAGGGCGGAGTACATGTAAGCGCCGTGCTCAAGGATTCATCAAGCTACGAACACGTAGACCCCCTGCTGGTCGGCAATGACCGCCGGGTGCTTCTCTCCGACTTGTCCGGCAAGAGCAACGTCCTCTACAAGGCCCAGAAATACGGCTACAATCTCGATAAAAACGACCCTGCGGTCAAAACCATTCTTGCAGACATCAAGGAAAGGGAAAGCATCGGATTCGAATACTCGGCAGCCGAAGCATCCTTTGAACTGCTGTTCTTCAAGGCCATGGGCTGGTCCAAACGGTACTTTGAATTCATCAACTTCTTTGTTGTGGACGCCAAGCGCAAGGAAGACACGGAACCGTTTTCCGAAGCGACCGTGATCGTCAAGGTTCACGGACAGGAAAACCACACCGCCGCCTCAGGCGAAGGCCCGGTCAACGCCCTCGACAAAGCCCTGCGAAAAGCCCTTGAGCCGTTCTACCCGGCGCTCAAGAACGTAAGGCTTCAGGACTTCAAGGTCCGCGTCCTTTCCGGTGCTGTAAGACAGGCGGCGGGGACAGGATCAAATGTCAGACTGCTCATCGAATCAACCGACGGCAAAAGCCAGTGGACAACCATGGGCGTAAGCCACAACATCATCGAAGCAAGCTGGCAGGCTCTGGTTGATTCCATAAACTACAAATTATTCAAGGATGATCCTCAGAAATGGCCCTCGCTGTAA
- a CDS encoding aspartate kinase, with product MNIVVQKFGGTSVRNLECMKQVLEKVLVPYEKGNKVIVVLSAMAGETNRLIDLANEWSEKPDQAEMDSLVSTGEQISVALFAMLLKDRGIKARSLLGFQIPVKTNTAHSRARILDIDRQKIEEYLEKHDILVVAGFQGCTEDRRITTLGRGGSDTSAVALAAAVDADLCEIFTDVPGVFTTDPNICSQARKLDTISYDEMLEMASMGAKVLQIRSVEFAKKYNVKVHVRSTFSDEIGTFVTQEDENMESVLVSGIAYDKDQARVTLAKVKDEPGVSAALFTPLAEAGVLVDMIVQNPSKDGRTDMTFTIPRADLKQTLEIIDSIKDPMGAQEILYDQNVCKVSVIGVGMRNHSGVASRAFQALRDENINILMISTSEIKITCLIEEKYTELAIRTLHNTFGLDKSGSDENKL from the coding sequence ATGAACATCGTAGTACAGAAATTCGGTGGAACCTCGGTCAGGAACCTCGAATGCATGAAGCAGGTTCTGGAAAAAGTCCTGGTGCCTTACGAAAAAGGCAACAAAGTCATTGTTGTTCTCTCCGCCATGGCAGGCGAAACCAACCGCCTGATCGATCTGGCCAACGAATGGTCCGAAAAGCCGGATCAGGCTGAAATGGACTCGCTTGTTTCAACCGGGGAACAGATTTCCGTAGCCCTGTTTGCAATGCTTCTAAAGGACCGGGGAATCAAGGCCCGCTCACTGCTCGGATTCCAGATTCCGGTCAAGACCAACACAGCCCACTCCAGAGCACGAATTCTCGATATCGATCGCCAAAAAATCGAAGAGTATCTGGAAAAGCACGATATCCTCGTAGTGGCCGGATTTCAGGGCTGCACCGAGGACAGGCGGATCACCACGCTGGGACGCGGCGGTTCAGACACTTCCGCCGTAGCTCTTGCCGCTGCAGTTGATGCCGACCTATGCGAAATTTTCACTGATGTTCCGGGCGTTTTCACAACCGACCCCAACATCTGCTCCCAGGCCCGCAAGCTGGACACCATTTCCTATGATGAAATGCTGGAGATGGCCAGCATGGGCGCAAAGGTACTACAGATTCGTTCAGTTGAATTTGCAAAAAAATACAATGTAAAAGTTCATGTCCGCTCCACTTTCAGCGATGAGATAGGAACATTCGTCACCCAGGAGGATGAAAACATGGAATCAGTACTTGTTTCCGGTATTGCATATGACAAAGACCAGGCCCGCGTAACCCTTGCCAAGGTCAAGGACGAGCCGGGTGTTTCCGCCGCCCTGTTCACACCTCTTGCCGAAGCCGGAGTCCTGGTTGACATGATCGTCCAGAATCCGAGCAAGGACGGACGGACCGACATGACCTTCACCATTCCCCGTGCCGATCTCAAGCAGACCCTTGAAATAATCGACAGCATCAAGGACCCCATGGGTGCTCAGGAAATCCTTTACGACCAGAATGTATGCAAGGTTTCGGTTATCGGCGTGGGCATGCGCAACCATTCCGGAGTCGCATCCCGTGCATTCCAGGCCCTGCGTGACGAAAACATAAACATACTGATGATCAGCACTTCCGAGATTAAAATTACCTGCCTTATCGAAGAAAAATATACCGAACTGGCCATAAGAACGCTCCACAACACGTTCGGGCTCGATAAAAGCGGGTCCGATGAAAACAAACTCTAA
- the tsaE gene encoding tRNA (adenosine(37)-N6)-threonylcarbamoyltransferase complex ATPase subunit type 1 TsaE codes for MTESKITIHLPDVESTMKLGSTLASFFRERKTQIPLFMNGDLGSGKTTLVRAMVESLPGAQNAEVSSPSFNILNIYPTTPQVNHFDLYRLEGQIPDDEFFDLLNNKKTLTVVEWIQYLRVDFWPDSALLFTWIPAASGRTIELTLHGSTTSLFEELASHLKSFQQLPLNTCS; via the coding sequence ATGACAGAATCAAAAATAACAATACATCTGCCGGATGTGGAATCGACCATGAAGCTCGGTTCCACTCTGGCTTCTTTTTTCCGTGAACGCAAAACGCAGATCCCCCTGTTCATGAACGGAGATCTGGGTTCCGGCAAGACCACACTGGTACGCGCCATGGTGGAATCCCTGCCCGGAGCACAGAACGCCGAAGTAAGCAGCCCGAGTTTCAATATACTGAACATCTACCCCACCACTCCGCAGGTAAACCACTTCGATCTGTATCGTCTTGAAGGGCAAATACCGGATGACGAATTTTTTGATCTGCTGAACAATAAAAAAACTTTGACAGTTGTAGAGTGGATTCAGTATCTGAGAGTGGATTTCTGGCCTGACAGCGCACTGCTCTTCACTTGGATACCTGCCGCATCCGGCAGAACAATAGAATTGACCCTGCATGGTTCAACGACTTCCCTTTTTGAAGAGCTTGCCTCACATCTTAAGTCATTCCAACAACTTCCGTTGAACACATGTAGTTAA
- a CDS encoding CBS domain-containing protein, which yields MLKAKEIMTSGALTLTPEDDIAGAAKLLLEKHLNGVPVVDDSGKLIGVLCQSDLVAQQKSVSLPSLFTILDGFISFSSNEELEREVNKIAATKVAQAMTPDPVTISPETDIEHIADLMVERKLYTLPVVENGKLIGVVGKEDVLKVLTKSK from the coding sequence ATGCTGAAAGCTAAAGAAATCATGACATCCGGAGCGCTTACTCTGACACCTGAAGACGATATCGCCGGCGCGGCCAAACTGCTGCTGGAAAAACACCTGAACGGGGTTCCGGTAGTCGACGACAGCGGTAAACTCATCGGGGTGCTCTGCCAGAGCGATCTCGTGGCGCAACAGAAATCGGTCTCGCTGCCGTCCCTGTTCACCATTCTGGACGGATTCATTTCATTTTCGTCCAACGAGGAATTGGAACGTGAAGTCAACAAGATCGCGGCAACCAAGGTGGCTCAGGCCATGACCCCCGATCCGGTGACCATCAGCCCTGAAACGGACATAGAACACATCGCCGACCTCATGGTCGAAAGAAAGCTGTACACCCTGCCGGTTGTCGAAAACGGCAAGCTGATAGGCGTGGTCGGCAAGGAAGACGTTCTGAAGGTACTGACCAAGAGCAAATGA